In the Limanda limanda chromosome 1, fLimLim1.1, whole genome shotgun sequence genome, one interval contains:
- the LOC133010090 gene encoding hippocampus abundant transcript 1 protein-like, with protein MEEEGLSSVSGLRVGIFTGTSRGFYPSRFKFYLGYFFNPLARVSLSGAKEGAILEAPGEPRISTQHGCFVTRGRCEERPGEAAAAPGRVVLVKRVIMKDGAALQPGIGRPSVYHAVVVIFLEFFAWGLLTTPMLTVLHETFPQHTFLMNGLIQGVKGLLSFMSAPLIGALSDVWGRRTFLLVTVFFTCAPIPLMRLSPWWYFAMISMSGAFSVTFSVIFAYVADVTTARERSTAYGLVSATFAASLVTSPAIGAYVSAWYGDNMVVLLATLIALADIGFILLAMPESLPDKMRLNTWGAPISWEQADPFISLRKVGQDPTILLICITVFLSYLPEAGQYSSFFLYLRQVINFSSTTIAVFIGVVGILSIIAQTLFLTLLMRTLGNKNTVLLGLGFQILQLAWYGFGSEPWMIWAAGAVAAMSSITFPAVSALVSHSADPDKQGVVQGMITGIRGLCNGLGPALYGFIFFLFNVELSTVDPIQGEFNVDPLPVESPTERALIPGPPFLLGACCVVVAFFVALFIPEKPSCSSSSSHLSLSDKSHPDSKESMSSLAGVHINTPLPGSDEEAPPTTSDEDFEPLLQDSIV; from the exons atggaggaggagggtttatcATCTGTGTCGGGCCTCAGGGTCGG GATCTTCACCGGGACAAGTAGAGGATTTTATCCGTCACGGTTTAAATTTTATCTcggttatttttttaatccgTTAGCTCGGGTTAGCCTCTCCGGGGCTAAAGAAGGAGCCATCCTGGAAGCCCCCGGGGAACCGCGGATATCGACCCAGCATGGGTGCTTCGTGACCCGCGGCAGGTGCGAGGAGAGGCCGGGGGAAGCGGCGGCGGCGCCCGGGCGGGTGGTGCTGGTGAAGCGGGTCATCATGAAGGACGGAGCCGCG ctgcaGCCGGGCATCGGCCGACCCAGTGTGTATCACGCCGTGGTGGTGATCTTCCTGGAGTTCTTCGCCTGGGGTCTTCTCACCACGCCCATGCTCACC GTTCTACATGAAACGTTCCCTCAGCACACGTTCCTGATGAACGGACTGATCCAGGGCGTGAAG GGCCTGCTGTCGTTCATGTCCGCTCCTCTGATTGGTGCGCTGTCGGACGTGTGGGGCCGACGCACCTTCCTGTTGGTCACCGTCTTCTTCACCTGCGCCCCGATCCCTCTGATGAGGCTCAGCCCCTG GTGGTACTTCGCCATGATCTCCATGTCCGGAGCTTTCTCTGTCACCTTCTCCGTCATCTTCGCCTACGTGGCCGACGTGAcgacagcgagagagaggagcacaGCCTACGGTCTG GTGTCGGCGACCTTTGCAGCCAGCCTGGTGACGAGTCCCGCCATCGGGGCCTACGTGTCCGCCTGGTACGGGGACAACATGGTGGTTCTGTTGGCCACGCTGATCGCTCTGGCCGACATCGGCTTCATCCTGCTCGCCATGCCCGAGTCCCTGCCGGACAAGATGAGGCTCAACACGTGGGGGGCGCCGATCTCCTGGGAGCAGGCCGACCCCTTCATC tcTCTGAGGAAAGTGGGTCAGGACCCGACCATCTTACTGATCTGCATCACTGTGTTCCTGTCCTACCTGCCGGAGGCCGGCCAGTACTCCAGCTTCTTCCTCTACCTGCGACAG GTCATAAATTTCTCCTCCACAACCATCGCTGTGTTCATCGGAGTGGTGGGGATTCTGTCCATCATAGCACAG ACTCTCTTCCTCACGCTGCTGATGAGAACTCTGGGTAATAAGAACACGGTTCTGCTGGGTTTGGGTTTCCAGATCCTGCAGCTGGCCTGGTACGGCTTCGGATCAGAGCCATG gaTGATTTGGGCAGCAGGAGCTGTAGCAGCGATGTCCTCCATCACCTTCCCAGCTGTTTCTGCTCTGGTGTCGCACTCAGCTGATCCTGACAAACAAg gtGTGGTCCAGGGGATGATCACGGGGATCAGGGGTCTGTGTAACGGTCTGGGTCCGGCTCTGTACGgattcatcttcttcctcttcaacgTGGAGCTCAGCACCGTCGACCCGATCCAGGGAGAGTTCAACGTGGACCCGCTGCCTGTGGAGAGTCCCACTGAG cgAGCGCTCATCCCCGGCCCGCCCTTCCTGTTGGGCGCGTGCTGCGTGGTGGTCGCCTTCTTCGTGGCTCTCTTCATCCCAGAGAaaccctcctgctcctcctcttcctcccacctgTCCCTCAGCGACAAATCTCACCCGGACAGCAAAGAGTCCATGTCCTCGCTGGCTGGCGTCCACATCAACACGCCGCTCCCGGGCAGCGACGAGGAGGCCCCTCCCACCACTAGCGACGAGGACTTCGAGCCTCTGCTGCAGGACAGCATCGTTTGA
- the LOC133007535 gene encoding uncharacterized protein LOC133007535 encodes MAASPFSFSADRFWTEEKEKTLICFFSKHSCLWNHRSESYKSRKLRWRTLEQLRVILSTLPPPNPFTVEDIKNKFKNLRTTFRRQYKLVRASRVCRLEHVFEPQWKHYEQLMFLQGCWETDAGVEEEQPLQTPPQEEAQVISSLPNTPTSFPSTSSNMQLRCHWTEETERALISFYCEHSCLWNKKSENHNNRQHRQRLLETLRAKLSDRSVAFTVEDIKNKFKNLRTVFKREFKAVHASRASDKPLVSKWKHYQQLLFLGESCDEDDATDDLQALAPQDDKDVEPGNRTPSSTLSSVSSGSAHTNSIMVGNASAPTSSAQSNARTVSGAGSQILLLASPDNLKLSNQTAALPTSPSASPTDTKPCTSSSPLSSCVSVPVESDGRASADPRCHWSEAKVQQLIAFYSERSCLWTESYRNRVLRQSQLEALSGLMSHNESAPFTVDDIKAKFRNLRTIFQREHKAVSSNRTCGSEDFYVPKWKHYRDLMFLCDCCDEDERPEDVPQPQESRPLHLDSQATPPRLLYHAASQTAAELNVEAPPSPTPPDSRHSSPSSSPPPSTPSSHTSSRGSGRKRAAPTTGTMLDLMRTLCQSQAVSPHAGFLKYVEECLNETPPGRVKKLKKQIIETLHGASEEA; translated from the exons ATGGCGGCGTCACCGTTCAGTTTCTCAGCGGACAGGTTCTGgactgaagagaaagagaagactCTGATCTGCTTCTTCTCCA aGCACAGCTGCCTGTGGAACCACCGCTCCGAGAGCTACAAGAGCCGGAAGCTGCGCTGGAGAACTCTGGAGCAGCTGCGGGTCATCCTGTCCacgctgcccccccccaaccccttcACAG TGGAAGACATTAAGAACAAGTTCAAGAACCTCCGCACCACCTTCCGGCGCCAGTACAAGCTGGTGCGGGCGAGCCGGGTGTGCCGGCTGGAGCACGTGTTCGAGCCCCAGTGGAAACACTACGAGCAGCTGATGTTCCTGCAGGGCTGCTGGGAGACGGACGCCggcgtggaggaggagcagccgcTGCAGACCCCCCCCCAGGAGGAGGCCCAGgtcatctcctccctccccaaCACGCCCACCTCcttcccctccacctcctccaacaTGCAGCTCAGATGTCACTGGACCGAAGAGACGGAGCGAGCACTGATCTCCTTCTACTGCG aacACAGTTGTCTGTGGAACAAGAAGTCTGAAAACCACAACAACCGACAGCACCGGCAGAGGCTGCTGGAGACTCTGAGAGCGAAGCTGTCCGACCGCTCGGTGGCTTTCACAG ttgaagatataaaaaacaagttcaagAACCTCCGGACGGTTTTTAAACGTGAGTTTAAGGCGGTGCACGCCAGCCGGGCGTCTGACAAACCCCTGGTGTCCAAGTGGAAGCACTACCAGCAGCTGCTGTTCCTCGGCGAGTCCTGCGATGAAGACGACGCCACGGACGACCTTCAGGCTCTGGCGCCGCAGGACGACAAGGACGTGGAGCCGGGGAACCGAACGCCCTCCTCCACGCTGAGCAGCGTCTCctcaggctccgcccacacCAACAGCATCATGGTCGGTAACGCCTCGGCTCCCACCAGCTCCGCTCAGAGCAACGCCAGGACCGTCAGCGGCGCCGGATCCCAAATCCTCCTCCTGGCGTCTCCAGACAACCTCAAGCTATCAAACCAAACAGCCGCACTTCCAACCTCGCCATCTGCTTCCCCGACCGACACCAAACCCTGCACAAGCTCCTCCCCTCTGAGCTCCTGCGTGTCCGTGCCTGTGGAGTCAGACGGCCGAGCGAGCGCCGACCCGCGCTGCCACTGGAGCGAGGCCAAGGTTCAGCAGCTCATAGCGTTTTACTCCG AGCGCAGCTGCCTGTGGACCGAGAGCTACAGGAACCGCGTGCTGAGGCAGAGCCAGCTGGAGGCGCTGAGCGGCCTCATGTCGCACAACGAGTCCGCCCCCTTCACAG TGGACGACATCAAGGCAAAGTTCAGGAACCTGAGAACCATCTTCCAGCGAGAACACAAAGCCGTGAGTTCCAACAGGACCTGTGGCTCCGAGGACTTCTACGTCCCCAAGTGGAAACATTACCGGGATCTGATGTTCCTCTGCGACTGCTGCGACGAGGACGAGCGACCCGAGGACGTCCCCCAACCGCAGGAGTCCCGCCCCCTCCACCTGGACAGCCAGGCCACGCCCCCCAGGCTCCTCTACCACGCTGCCAGTCAAACCGCTGCCGAGCTGAACGTCGAAGCCCCGCCCTCACCGACACCCCCAGACTCCCGgcactcctccccctcttcctccccgccGCCCTCCACGCCCTCCTCTCACACCAGCAGCCGGGGGTCCGGGCGCAAACGAGCGGCGCCCACCACCGGCACCATGCTGGACCTGATGAGGACGCTCTGTCAGAGTCAAGCCGTCTCGCCACACGCCGGCTTCCTGAAGTACGTGGAGGAGTGTCTGAACGAGACGCCGCCGGGCAGAGTgaagaaactgaagaagcagatCATCGAGACGCTCCACGGTGCGTCAGAGGAGGCGTAG